The Clarias gariepinus isolate MV-2021 ecotype Netherlands chromosome 12, CGAR_prim_01v2, whole genome shotgun sequence region TATGCAATTTCAAACTTAAATGTGCACAAGTCAAATCCAAAATATAAGACATTctgtgttaaaagaaaaatgaacgTACAAATACAATGCAAAAGTGAGCCAAAGCACAATGTGAAACTGAAGTatgtacaaaagaaaaaaggtcaaaatgtgaaactaCATGCTAACATACAAACATAGCCTTTCTGATAGAACTGTACAGCAATCACTTTGAACAGAAGCAGAAcaacacaacaaacacaaacaattttGATAACATCATCTTTACAGTCAGTTCTTTAAAAATGCCCTTGTGTTCACATAGCCCACATCTACAATGAAACATGTTCGTAGCTGCACCAGGCAACTTCATATGAAAGtacagataaaaataatatttaagaatacaaatttctttttttacaatatCCTTTGTTGAGATCAGTTCCATGAGCCAAGACTGGATAAACCAGAGGACTgagccatactgtatatatgacgGTGTTATGATCCAGTCCCATACACATTAACTTAAAAGTGCCATAGCTCAGATTAATGTTGACACTAAACGACCTCTGTAGGTGAGTGGAGGCTCGGTGGTTTTAGGCATTGATTGAAATTCCAAGTAAGTTTGGAGGAAAGCATAAACCTAATGAGCGAATGTATATCTAATGCAGCAGCCCTTTTCCTTGTACTGTATGGTGTGAACTTAGCGATTGTACCTACCTTGTGGCATCAAGCTCCTTTAGCATAGCATAGTGGCCTGTACGCAGCCTGATACCAAGTGTACTGATTTGCAATCGCAAAGCTGCCACGCAGTTCACACAAACAGTAACGTGAATTATCATgtcaaatcatttttaaattagcAATACTTCATGTGACCTCACAACTGTAACGTACATTTTCTGAGAATGATGTTCATACTTCCTTCTACCCTAGGAGTGCTGGTTTGTTTAAGTCAGCTTCATCTCACCAAACACAGATGCATGGCGCAGATGCACTTGAGGTCCAATCCACTAGCTTAGCATTAGCTCTGCACTACTGATGGCAAAACGGACAGATGGTCGCGCTCAGTCTgtgtctaataaaaaaataaatccccaaCCAGTCACAGAGCTCCACATACGAGTATAGGCACCGAGACAGGAAACCTGTCTTACATGTTTCTGTCTACTTGTGGTGCAAAGTATCCAGCACTTTGTGAACAAATTCCTCAGAGCTACTTAATGCGGGGCAAAGTCAAAAATCTGAGTCAGCATCCATCAGTTCTGCCTCCATTAGGTTGGTTCTGGAGTGGATTGGCGCGGTCACTGGTTTCCTGGCCTCTGATCGAGGTGTTGTTATGCCTGTCCTGCCACCCCCCACTGACGGAGGCATCTCCTGCCCTGAATAGTGAAACACTCCGTTAGATCCTTTAGCCTGCCAGGCCGGTTGTTTAAACTGACCCCGTCCCTCGTATTGGTTTAGCGTCAGTGGGTTGGCGAGGTTAAATCCAGGCTCCCTGCTGCGCTGGCTCGATGGAACATATCCAAGCCCTCCGTATCTCTCCTGGTACGGAATCGGACATGAAGGTCGGAATTCCGGGAAGGACCCTGGAAGGACGTTCTCTTCTTGCTGCCGTTGGCGGTCCCACAGGTTAGCCACGAGGCTGCGATGCGCCGGGAGCTTTGGGAGGCGAGGGACAGCGCTGGGACCGAAGTCTCTGTGACGGGAATTCACGTCCTCTGGAGCAGGCACTACTGTACGCAcctccttctttctcttcttctttttccttttacgTTTCATCATCTCAGGGGAGATATCGGCTTCGACCATCCACAGTCTGTTGCGCTCTTCAGGAGGAGGCACTGCACAAAGAGGCACCGTTGTAAGTAACACTGGTGTTTTGGTGAAACTGTGCATTTTAATATAACATCTTAAACATGGTAGGTCTTCAGATTTGAATCATTTAATATAAACTTATAGATTTTCGGTATACTGTTAGGTAATGTTAGCAGTATTACCTGCATCACTCAGTTGAATAATCCGATAAGAGGGGTTTCAACGAGCAGTGataatagagcataacagcactgggacgtttaactatatGCATCACTCCATGTCCCAGGTGTTTTACGTCCACTTTAGTGTACATAATAAAGCAATGtcacacaagagggagtgctgttgtgatgaatatcagcacggctgagATGCCTACAGCCCCAACACgcccatgctgatattcagtacaacagcactcccttccctaattatttacattaatgtGGACGTTTTTAGTCATGGATTGATGAAATACTGGTGAACgtatttgtattttgttaaaattcaaACAAAGATCCCTAATACGTGTGTTATTTATTCCCACTTATGGAGGATTATAGTTAGATTTTATGGTTCATAAATGATTTATGTGTAAACCCATGCAGGAAAGTTAAAGGCATTGTTAATCACCAAGTTTTCTTCTGAAATTATTCCTTCTGTGCCTGGAtcaattattttgaaaaaagaCCGTTAGTGCTCACCAGGTGTCCCAGTGGGTGTAACTGAGATGTCCTGAGGTAAAATAGCACCTCTCCGTGCCACCATCTTTGTCACGTGCTGGGCCCAGGCGGAGGACATTTCCATGGACGGCTCATTCAGTTCAAAGTTAATACCCGCTATGCAAATGTGACAGATTCCATCAGTGTTTTTCataattatatcttttttttacattgtcatttacttttaaaaaaatcttcttctATTTCATGATCATGATTTCACGATCTGATTTTATCTCCACATGTCCAGCAGGTGGTGCTGTACTTACCTACAGGTCCCTCATGGGAGACCGTGTGCATGCTGAAGGACAATTCTTTTTCCGGATCCATTTGGATTTCCTTCCGCTTCGAGAATGCTTTGGCGATCATCTTGCTCTTCTTGATGCGCTTCGGCTCGTCGTCACTGCGCCCAATTATCCTTAGATTACAGGAAAGGCGTTTAAAGTGAATTTAAACACAGACCAAATAACTTCCAGCAGACATCCCGTAATGGGAATTCCTGGGAGTTACAGTATAATTCCAACTATAAAATGCACTTTAAGGGTCACTTAAAAGGAGACACCGTTTAAATACACCTACCTACACCACGTGCGCTTCCAAATGAGTATAGTGGCCTTGGTCCACACCCACGTGCTCATGGCGATGCCGGTGCCGAACATAGAGAACAGATTGATCTTCTCCACCAGCAGACTGGGCCGGTTTTTGATGGTGCACTCTGGGATTGGCTTTTTAGTCTGATGTGCTATAGTGACATTAGCTTCACATCTGGAACAAACAGTACTTTTGTAAACTGAATCGTTTTAAACGtatctattaaataataatagtggatgaacaaatatttaaaagcatttaaaaaaaatagcttacAGCACAAATTCCCTAAAGCTCCTTTCCCATTCCGCCTGGTTGAAGAAGTCGTAGAAATGGCATCCGAAAGTGATGAAAACAAAACCGAATGCTAGAAAACCAAATATACCTGGTAGAGGAAGAGAAAAGGGATTTAGTCCTCTGGATGGGTTTTGCAGCAccgtgataaaaaaaacaaacctgaaaATTAGAAATGGATTCACAGTTCTGGTTTCATACTCATGAAGTTAAGGTAAAAATTCTCTGATACCAACCAGTTAATTACACCTATTAGGGCAAATCAAACTGTGTTCTGGAAAGGTCAAAAGGAGGAACTACAGCATCGTAGAAGCGAAacatacgaggggtgttcaagtcaaaccaagacttgtgaaagtaaaaatatccctttatttctctatataatcccagtgtttcaccagtgattggacaccatcagggtagaaGGTTTTCTTAGTATCCCTGATCAGCCATGATCAGCCTGATTCACAACTGAatcactggcctcccaggaactccttaaattccccaaacatgtggaaatggcttggagtgaggtcaggactgtaatgtgcaagtggtgttggtggatGATGGTGTGtagagttcacacagacagatgtgtcttttttcgcaagttggcgacaagttatccgtcGATTTACAagaatcaggtgttccactccaGGAATATTCAGAGGAGAGAACGACGTCATTCACTGATGTACGGCGTTCTTTAAAATGTTGCtactattcaaatgtttttaatatagtCTTGTGTAaatgccttcattcatgagaaatttcagcacatgtcccagtttgacttgaacgcccctcataatTTACTTAAAGCTGCATAAAAGAAATCTcctgacattaaataaaacctgcTTCTCTCAACAGCACCTCAACTCCACCCACAGTAACTACTGCAGCTACTTTAGTTAAACTTGAATTGCTAATGTTATAAAGAACATTACAGACATCAGTGATCTAATCGGTAACCTAAACCCATGAACAGTGACACTCGGGAActttttatggctgctatggaaACGAAAACAAGTGCTACATGAAATGATGAATCAATCCTAAACACATTGCCCTTTAGGGGTATCGTACCAAAAACATGCATTAGTAATCAGTCTGTAAAAAGCCTTTGTGAAAAATGCAAATAAGTGCCATGCAGAAGACGACTGTACCGAGTCTCAGCATGGTCTCGTTGATTTTGCTCGCTGCTTTTTCACTCAGCAGTCCTGGATGGTTACTTTTGATGGAAAATAATGTCATGacccctggaaaaaaaaaacaacgcaaTTAACTACGTCTTAAAATTAATCAAGAAGTAAAAGACCGCGTCTTTCTGTTTTACCATCTTACCTCTTACGAGGAAATAGCCACCGACTGTGAGCACCACACCTATTGGAGCCAGAACAAACCCGGCACggtatttgtagtttttgtagCCAACGAAACAGATCCCACtaacagagtctccatcgacCTGTGTAATGTTCAGCAGAGTTCATGACTACTGTAGCATCCAGTGAAGTGACTGGCGCaccaacaacacacacaaaaaacccaACAGGAATAAGCAGCCTTACCTCTGCAATGGCCAGTATAGCCACTGTGAGGATAAACGGGATGGACCATGTGACCAGGTGGAAGTAGGACGTCTTTCCAGACAGAGGTTGGTGCGTAGTGCCCAGGGCTTTGAAAGATGTGTGCCAGGCGTAGGTAAGCATAACGAACCAGATGACCCCTGACATCAAGGAGTAGTACACAATGATGAAAATAATGACGCACGAAAGCGTCTCTGTCGACCTGGaggcaggagaaaaaaaaaaaatcctaaatcaTCACCATGTTGTGAAGTAGTAAATTCTTAACAATCTTCTTGATCCTCTTTCTTACGAGGGCTCTCCAAGCCGCATGGTGTTGTCGCTTTTGCACACGATCTCTTTGCGAGCTCCGTCCATGAACTGAGCGAGCCACCCGATGCTGCCCACGAAGAAGCAGGCGTTGACGTAGAAAAGGATTACAGCCGGGTAGCGGTTGGAATTTTTCCAGTCGGCAAGAAATGTGGCCTGTAGGAAAGAGGTAACCAAAGATAAGAGTGTGGCGCACTGTACAGGATTAGTTCAAGTTATCCCAGGTAGTGATAAGTCAGTGATATCTTATTTAAATCTTCAGGATCTTCtctacatgatcttcaggaagcgaTCGAGCAGGCACGGATTGAGTGACCCCAGAGGACTGCAGACGTCTTTTTGACTCCATTTCCAAGCCAGCAGGCTTTAAAGGACTTCAAACTACATATTGATTGTTGCagcaaattattcttattatcctGATATGaagtcattattttaaaaaaaaatgagaatgtcattaaaatataGAATTTCCAATTTTGTCTTAATATTTTTGGCCCCCActggacaataaaaaaatatattttggccATGTGTAGCTTCTACACATTGATATTACATCTGTTTTactacaatacaaaaaaatagaagTTTGTAAATGTGCACAATTCGATTTAAAGACTTTGAGATAAAACTACCATTACTGACCAATATTTATTGTTCTTCTACTTACacttttccatccatccatccatccatccattcatctaggaacctccaATTAGGACCCATGGACGCCAAtgggtgaccattgtatttattcctatttgtgTACGACTGTGATAGGACCCCCTgtccacattcacacacacattttttacactatggggaatttgggaacgccaattagcctaatgtgcatgtctttggactgtcggaggaaaccagagaaccaggaggaaacccaccaagcacaggaagaacatgcaaactccatgcacacaaagctgacatgggaattaaacccaggacctgaaggtgcaaggtgacagtgctgaccactaagctGCCTTACACATTTTGTAGGAGTTGAAATTACAGTATCTTAATTTAAACATGTTGATAGatgatcctttttttaaaaacacatttttgtatATATGTTAATGAAAAGAGAATTACAAGGTGCAAGGGCAACAAGAATCCTAATGTATCTAGGCATTTTGTCGTACAGTATCTGACCTCACACGTTACTCTAGTTCACTTACCAGTGTAAAGAAGGTGCACAGCAGGGTGATTGAGCCGAAGATGGCGATGTAGCCGTGCATGTTGGAGTGCTCCTCCTCCGTGAAGAGCGGATTGTCGCACTGAATCCCACAGCCCTCCACATCCTTGTACCAGCTGGCCTGGATATCCGTTTTGACCAAAGGAGCTTCACATTGTCCTGATGTATTGAATTTGATTTTCTGCACCTCATTCTAGAAAGAAAGACAGTTGCTTTCGAGTCACTTGGTCAAAGATGTAATTATATGTTGAGCAAACttggaataaatataataataaactttagcGCAAAAGGAACATCAGGAAGCCTTATACCGGGCAACCGATGGGAAACTTGTCTGTGTTTTCACACTTTAGGAAGTTGGGCCACCCTCGCTCCTGCTCCACTATGCTGCAGGGTCGGCGTGTCGCCTGGCACAGGGTCTGGCTGGGAAGCTCCACTTTACCGTTCTCACACTTGGGCATGTAAACAGCACACAGTAATGGCTGAATGACCGCCCAGCACCGAGGAGCATTTCTCAGACCTGAAGGAGAAAATACGTCAGTGGAgatcatttatttttcctttatcaGTTATTATGTCTCAATCTTCAGATTATGAAATGTAAACTCTAACCGGGCAACAATACAGCATTTCAAGCAAGGTTTTTCCATGAAGGACTTAAACCAGTGGCTACCTCGCTCATACAATGAAACAACATCTCAGGTTTCCAGACAGTCATactgttgtataaaatattacaaacctAAGCTTTGTCCCCCTTTCATCAGTCCAAATTAACCAGattggacaaaaaaaagagcTTCCTACTTCTGGAAACCTGGAACGCTTTTCTCAACTCTGAGGTCAGCAAAGTGACATCAAATCAACATGGCTGCTTATTTCATCTCCCATAAACAACAAAGCACTTCTTACCTTTAAGTGAATTATAATGTCTAATGTGTACTAGAGTTAACTTCGGATCGATCAACACACAGATATACATACGCTtgttgaatatacagtatttgctgAAAATACAGTTCACTCTTAGGAGGAGGTAAATATGAAGGGTGAACACTGGACTTTTTGTAGGGCAGAACAGAACACagctatgagagtaaaaactcccttcaCTTCTCTATatgatcccctgctacactaattcacatacagtataccagcgatacactagtgcttggacaccatcgaAGGAGAAAGATTTATCAGTCTGCcgaagccatgatcagactgcatACATCAAGagtgaaacgctggcctccaaggaactcctttaacagtgctggtgaatgattgtgtgtacagatcCCCTAGACAggtgtgtctcttctgcaagtctGCGACAAGTTATTCATCGATTTTAAAGAATCAGGCATTTCACCCGCCGAATGGTCATGGGAACGTCTACTGtgtgctccgagccacctcggccaggatcccCATTCCCGAACATACAGACTTCTATAAAATATTTGCATCATTAAAaggttttactgcggctaagaggctcatcatcgtactgtgttcgaagtcttctgtaaacggCAATTGTTTTTACGCCTACAATCACCAGAAATTTCCTCACAAGCAAAAACTTGAACACCCACccgtaaatatacagtatatacatcaCAGTTAGCCGGCTAGCTCTTAGCTAACAAAAGACAAATGTGAAGGCaagcatgttttgtttttttgttttttttatcccactctggagtttacacacacagatgtcGAGATTTATGTGATTTGAGTTTCGGAAGCATGTCGAATGCCGCCTGAGCATATAAAACAATCTGTCATGAATCTTGTACTCAGTGTCAGATCAATACATCACCATGACATACAGCCCTATAGAAAGAACTAAAAACAAATACCAGCAAACAAATTTCAAATATTAACAgaaattcattcatctttaataACTGCTTGTCAGGGTTTGTGTGGATTTTGGCATAAACACCTGGTGAAATGTGGGAATACACCCTGAATAGACGCCAGTCATCCACTCGTTCACACCTAAAGCATAGCCAATCCGCCTAACTGCATGCTGGGAGAGgtggaaactggagaaccccaGAGGAACCCACTCAGACAGAAGAGAACAGTGGATGTAGACAGTAGAGATGGTTATGAATTCAGTTAGCTGGTCTTCAGTTTAACTGGCCGTGACCGATGCTCGGACGTCAGGATCACATATAAACATTGCAGTTCCGAGCGCAGAAGCCTCCGAGGGGTGCAACAGACACGCATTTTTAcattatcaaaataaatgctCACGTTAAAAGATCAGATCTGccatttctccaaactctgtgtggtaggagtgaactATTTTGTACACAAGTTTGTTTGGAAATAATCATTATAACAGAGATGATGATCAGTTTATGCTTAGTAACAATGTAGCattgtgtttaattttatttgaagttaaatgtgttgtttaaatgctgcacttggTTTTTAATGGAGAAAATTTAGGCTATAAGGAACGGGGTacatttaatcaatcaataaaacagaggtttaaaattctgggaaaaTGTAAGACaaatctggatatttataaaatcctgTTACTTATAGTAGTGCAATTTTTATCAGATCGGCActgaggtatcgtgataatgtCGTATCGGAAGGTGACTGCTGATTACCATTTCTAGTAGACGGTCACCTGAACTCAAGCCCTTCACCCTAGTGCTTTCCACTGGAGCATCATGCTGCCCAATTACTTCCTTTATTCGTTAAGGAAAAGTATTGATATAAATATGATTTGTAGGATAGAGTGAAGAGACACAGATACAAGAGACTCGGCAGAGAAAGAGAACTGAGCTGTTTCTCACAGGTGTGGCGAAATGGGCCTGAAGTGTCATGAACATGCGTACAACAATCCTGAGGATTTTAAGATTGAAGTGTGAATGAGGAGGAACAAGTGTGGAATGGATCATTAATGGGTGCTAATGGTAATTAAAGAGGGATTCAGGAACAGGAAATCCAACACATTTCAATGTTTTATGCAAATGAACAGCTATTAGCTAGCTTGTTAGGTAGCtaggtggttagcactgttgccttgcacctgcagggtctgggttcgagtcccgccttgggtctgtgtgtatggagtttacatgttctccccttgcttggtgggttaactaaccaaattacccatagtgaaTGCAAGGTCGTGAAAATAagatggtcaccattggcctgcACGATCCCTAGTTGGATTACAGCAGTTCCTAAATGGATTAATAgatttttacattaataattttaaaataatagacaaaacacacattagaactgcaaatataatttaaaaaacaaagtacaGAGAGTTGCAAGCAAAATGTGATGTAAACACTACAAGGTAAACACTGGGGTGGTAGAGTTTGTCTAGGAATTTCTAGAAATCATTtgggttttatttttcacacacgtgcacacacacctaaTGTATATTTGTAGgttgtttcttatttaataagaaaACTTCCATTATAATAAAAGCATACACATACTGTTGTagatatatatgtgtatatattatggTTTTGAGATATTGCTTTAATGTTTGTAattaagtgagaaaaaaataatcattaccactcttttaaagcttcaaaattgtaacaaaatgtaaaatgaactTTAATTGACTTATTGATTGAATTGAGTcatatatacatgcacacagtatatacagtatgtatatatatatagagttttatatatatatatatatatatatatatgtgtgtgtgtgtgtagctgtgtgtgtttaaacacacacacacattctataTATATAGCCTGTGTAGGCTATATATTTATTACTGTTGATGTTCTATACATATAAACTCTTACCAGACCACATGGCCAACTTCTCAAAAGCCTCTTCTTGCGTCTCCGAGTCTTCAGCCAGCAccagagacgtgtgtgtgtacggcAAGGGCGACCCGAGACACGTATTGTACTTCAGCACTTCACAAGTCGTCGTTTTCTTGCAGTGTTCATTAGACAAACTCTCATTTAGGGGGAACATCACGGCCTGGCTCGCCAGCACGGAGCCAAAACAAACCCAAAGCATCCCAAATCCACCGACAATAGACCTGGGAGACATTTTggagagcaaaaacaaaaacaactgcTTTTAAACtggaattttttgtttgttggtgTCGTCCGTTAATTCCGTTAATTCATCCCGCGAGCCGAAAGGGTTCCAGAAAGCAACTCCGAAACCATGTTTCCAGGATTGTTCACATAATAACGGATTACTTTTTATCCGCACAACTTCCAGGAATGTCTTCTTGtccttttctttattatatcccgcgattaaaaaaaaaaaaactttccactcCAACGCGAAGGCTTCAGTGCGTGAAAACGGTgcgtaaagaaagaaaaaatgaaattgTATGCACTTTTTAACTGTAAGACGTCCTCAGGAtgttaaaaaaaggaagaaaagaaagtacAGAATGGCTTCAGCACCATCCCCCACTTTCggatggaggagagagagagagagagagagggagagaaaaaatctGGCCTCCGAGAGTGTAACTCGATCCCCAGGCTGCTGGTTCAGCCCCCcagatttttttctcagtaaaaaaaaaaaaaataagagaaaaaagttTCAACCCACGCAACATCTGAGTAcatgaaaagatgaaaagatcaTGATATCTTTGATCTACAACAGCTTCTTCACGCGCGCGAGGTGTACACTTTCAGCGCGCCAAGGTTGTTCTGAAGTTCCTAAAAAGCCTAACTTTTTCTCCCATCCCcctcaaatgtgtgtgtgtgtgtgtgttgttgaagTCGAGTAGAAACATTTAGTCCATCCTCCATGCatgccactgtgtgtgtgcgtgtgtacagtCCAGCTCCTCACACTAACAAGTACACATGCTTTCTTCTGCTCTCCATCTgccatattaaattaaaattgcattaaaagtaaaaaaaaaaaacattttttgtgcaTGGAGAATAAAAGTCCTACAGTGTCATACAGCTCTACTTTGGAATTGTTATTTTATACGAGACCAACCTCACTGACTTCCCACTTCCCACAggttagggttttttttatgtcggaaggcctgggtttaattcccactcagtatgtacaaaaaaaaaaacctggttgCAGCGCCGGTCCTGAGACTAGATAAAATaagagggttgcgtcaggaagggcattcggtgtaaaacctgtgccaagttgtgtttggatcggatggtccgccATGGCGACCCCTCAACAGGAGCAgtcgaaagactaacaacaaaaacaacccaCTTACCACACTTGACTTTGTTGGAATACACTGAGCTTACTCGAACATCAGTTTTGTTAGTTCTCTACTCCGGTCAGCCATTACATAAAAACCACTGACATGTGAGGTAAATAACGTTGATGGTCTTATTGAGTGGCACCTGTCAGGCGGTTAGGGTGGGAAAATTTTAGGCAACAGTGAAGTGAACAGTTGACAAGCAGGAAAAATAGGCAAGCGTAAGGTTCTGTGCGAAAACACAGCAAAACAGCAGATgttttccaaaacagcagatcttGGCACCAAACAAAAGTTGACAAGAAAGGACAACTGGTGAACCAGTAACAGGCTCATAGAGTGAAGGCGAACTGTctgggcctgaagcctatcccaggacacttagggcatgaggcatggtacaccctggacggagtgccaatccattacagagcacacacacgcatacatacatacatacatacacgacatctgcaaggcaacagtgctaaataTTAAGCCACCGCGCCAGCTGCAAGAATATACTACCTGGTAAAAAGGAATGTTTACATATTCAATGCTATGCTAGATAACCTGTAGGACTCGTGTTGTTCactcacaaataaataaattagaaatgtaattcaattcaattcaatggtcattgtctgaaagcagctttacaaaatgaaaagaaaatttatggaggtGTGTATAAGTGAGacaaatgtgtttagataataatgagatcgTGAGATTgtttctgatgagcaagccaagggtggcaaggaaaaaactccctgagatggcaataggaagaaaccttgagaggaaccagaatcaacagggaacccatcctcatctgggtgataacggataacagaaattatataaGGCTATATAAGGTTAggctgctggaagttcaataaAGTTGTCCTAGTtatcatggagtccagtttagcacagggacgagtcagcaggtgcagggAACAGAGGGGAGTCTGGATTACTAGAAGCttaggagcagcatgtgtagatccaaaccatcatgaagcagaatcctgctggagctggtccttctcgcAATGCCTCAAGATCTTCGCAGGGTTGGTCTCTGCctactggagctggcacaatctccagttgccttgggatgggtagagaaaggaaaaacaggtggaaaagaaaagaatttgtGTAGATGCCGTTCAGGATATTAGCAGCACTAAATAGGAGGGTGCATTTACAGTTAATATACTGGAGTACAAGACTATG contains the following coding sequences:
- the smo gene encoding smoothened homolog, which encodes MSPRSIVGGFGMLWVCFGSVLASQAVMFPLNESLSNEHCKKTTTCEVLKYNTCLGSPLPYTHTSLVLAEDSETQEEAFEKLAMWSGLRNAPRCWAVIQPLLCAVYMPKCENGKVELPSQTLCQATRRPCSIVEQERGWPNFLKCENTDKFPIGCPNEVQKIKFNTSGQCEAPLVKTDIQASWYKDVEGCGIQCDNPLFTEEEHSNMHGYIAIFGSITLLCTFFTLATFLADWKNSNRYPAVILFYVNACFFVGSIGWLAQFMDGARKEIVCKSDNTMRLGEPSSTETLSCVIIFIIVYYSLMSGVIWFVMLTYAWHTSFKALGTTHQPLSGKTSYFHLVTWSIPFILTVAILAIAEVDGDSVSGICFVGYKNYKYRAGFVLAPIGVVLTVGGYFLVRGVMTLFSIKSNHPGLLSEKAASKINETMLRLGIFGFLAFGFVFITFGCHFYDFFNQAEWERSFREFVLCEANVTIAHQTKKPIPECTIKNRPSLLVEKINLFSMFGTGIAMSTWVWTKATILIWKRTWCRIIGRSDDEPKRIKKSKMIAKAFSKRKEIQMDPEKELSFSMHTVSHEGPVAGINFELNEPSMEMSSAWAQHVTKMVARRGAILPQDISVTPTGTPVPPPEERNRLWMVEADISPEMMKRKRKKKKRKKEVRTVVPAPEDVNSRHRDFGPSAVPRLPKLPAHRSLVANLWDRQRQQEENVLPGSFPEFRPSCPIPYQERYGGLGYVPSSQRSREPGFNLANPLTLNQYEGRGQFKQPAWQAKGSNGVFHYSGQEMPPSVGGGRTGITTPRSEARKPVTAPIHSRTNLMEAELMDADSDF